CTTCTCGTAAAGAATTTTACCATCTTTTGCAACAAGCATATTCCCATTGAAGCCATATTTTTTATGTAAATTATCTACAAAGTTGGCGATGAATTTGTCGCCTTTGGCTGGATTGTAAACCAATAGAAGGCTGTCAGCTTTGTCATCTTCTGCAGTTCGTTCCTTACTCGGAATGGAGTGAGCTGCATTTTTCTTTGAATTGGAGCAGGCAAAAAATAAAAAAGTGGCCATTGAAGCCACGGCTAAGATATTACGATAAGTCATGTATAAATAAGATACTTTTAAACGCCCGAAAAATAAGGAATATTAAGGCTTTAAACGCAAAAGAGTTTTAAACATTGTTAGATTATAAGCTTTGTTTTCAGAATGTTTTGTTTTTTAGCTCAGGTAATCCTGCAGATCCATTTTTCAGTAGCCTCGAGCCATGGGTAATTCATATCCGAAATGCATTTTTTCGCTTTTTCTGAACTGTATTAAACATCTGACAATAATGCCCCTTTTAAAAGTATAAAAAACCTAAATTTGCGAAATAAAATATTTAACACTATGAATTTTAGAACCGAACACGATACCATGGGTGAAGTGCAGGTACCTGCCGATAAATATTGGGGGGCTCAGACTGAACGTTCACGTAATAATTTTAAAATAGGGCCAGAGGCATCTATGCCAAAGGAGATCATACACGCTTTTGGTTACCTTAAAAAAGCCGCGGCATTGGCGAATACAGAATTAGGTGTCCTGACTGCTGAAAAAGCAGCTTTAATTGCAAAAGCCTGTGATGAAGTGATTGCTGGTACTCTAGATGAACAATTCCCTCTGGTAATCTGGCAAACAGGCTCAGGAACGCAAAGCAACATGAATGCAAATGAGGTGATTGCCTACCGGGCCCATGTTTTAAATGGTGGTGATCTTGCTGATGAAAAAAAAGTGTTGCATCCGAATGATGATGTGAACAAATCTCAGTCTTCTAATGATACTTATCCTACGGCAATGCATATTGCAGCTTATAAGCAGGCTGTAGAAATTACCATTCCGGGGTTAGAGAAACTGCGCAATACTTTAGAAAAAAAAGTAGCTGAATTCGGTAATATCGTAAAAACAGGACGGACACATTTTATGGACGCCACTCCGCTTACTTTAGGTCAGGAGTTTTCCGGGTATGTTCAACAAATTGACAATAGCATCAGGGCTATAAAAAATGCATTGGTGATGATCAGTGAGCTTGCTCTTGGAGGCACTGCTGTTGGTACTGGATTAAATACACCGAAGGGATATGATATATTAGTTGCTAAGAAAATAGCTGAATTAACCGGCCTTCCTTTTGTAACTGCCCCAAATAAGTTTGAGGCCCTTGCTGCGCACGATGCGATGGTAGAGCTTTCTGCTGCTTATAAACGAACAGCCGTTTCTTTGATGAAAGTGGCTAACGACATTAGAATGTTAAGTTCTGGCCCACGTTGTGGAATCGGTGAAATCATTATTCCTGATAATGAGCCTGGATCTTCTATTATGCCAGGTAAAGTTAATCCAACACAGCCGGAGGCATTGACAATGGTGTGTGCTCAGGTGATGGGTAACGATGTTACTGTTGGGATTGGTGGAAGCAATGGTCATTTTGAACTGAATGTTTTCAAACCCGTAATTGCCGCTAATGTGTTACAATCGGGTCGTTTGATTGGAGATGCCTGTGTTTCATTTAATGACAAATGTGCTGAAGGGATTTTGCCTAACCTTCCTGAAATTAAAAAACATTTAGAGAACTCTCTGATGTTAGTTACCGCATTAAATCCTCATGTAGGTTATGAGAACGCAGCGAAAATTGCTAAAAAAGCACATAAAGAAAATAAAACCCTGCGTGCTGCGGCAATTGAACTTGAATTGCTTACCGGAGAACAGTTCGATGAATGGGTTCGTCCGGAAGATATGGTTGGCAGTTTAAAATAATTTAATAAAAATACCCGATATGTGGAGATTGATAGGTTCTCTTTTACTCATTTCCGGCTTGTTTGCATCATGCAGCAGGTTACCTAATGTACAAGGGAAAGGTGAGGCTTTTTTACAGGGTGTTTGGAATCAGGATAGTATCCCGAATGCGGGGAAGTTGCTAAGTTATACCCAACATAAATTTAAGTTCACGTGTGATTCGTTCTACGTCGATTTAACGACGCATTCCAAGGTAAACTACTATCCTGATTCCTGTTTTAATAATGGCACCTGGAAGGAGTTTGCCAAAGGAGTATATGAGGTTCGTAATGACAGCCTGATTCTGGAAGGTACCTACACCAAAGCTAATTATAAGCAAAAGATTTCCGGATGCTATCAGATTGGAAGATATATTAAAAGTTTTTATATCAAGTCCTTTGAACCAACTAAGTTACTGCTCCAAAGCGCCAGTGACCAAAGGGAATGTAACCTCGTTTTGAAAGAGAAGGTTATTTGCGAGCCGAAAGAACTCTAAATCTGTTTCTAAAATATATACTAATGAAGATGAAATCAATCAACAGGTCATTAAAAGTTGCCTTAACCGTTATAATAATGGCTTATTTCCCCCTGACAGCGAATGCATGGGGAATGCTTGGCCATAGAATTGTTGGACAGATAGCAGAGAGCCATCTTACCAAAAAAGCGTTTAAAGGTGTAAAAAGCGTATTGGGCACAGAAAGCTTGGCCATGGCCAGTAATTGGGGTGATTTTATCAAATCGGATACAGCGTATAATTATTTGTATAACTGGCATTTTGTAAACCTTCCCGGCAGTATGGATCAGCAGGGCATTTTTAACTTCCTGGATGCTGAACAGGGACCCAATGTGTACAATAAAATCCCTGAGATGATATCTGTATTGAAGAACCCGCAAAGCACTGCTGATCAAAAGAAGCTGGCTATGCGCATGCTTGTCCATTTGGTTGGGGATTTAAACCAGCCTATGCATACTGCACGCAAAGAGGACCTTGGCGGAAATAAGGTGTATATTACCTGGTTCGGAGCAAAATCTAACCTACATAAGGTTTGGGATGAAGGGCTGATCGACTATCAGCAATTAAGTTATACCGAATACGCGGATGCCATTAATCATCCTTCAGATGATCAATTGACAAAATGGAAAAGCAGCTCTCTAAAGGATTTCGTTTATGGCTCTTATGAGGCTTGTAATAAGATTTATGAGAATACCAAACCTGAAGAAAAGTTAAGTTATAAATACAATTTTGATTTTATAGCGCTTTTAAACACACAGTTGTTAAAAGGAGGAATCTGTCTGGCCAATATCCTTAACGACATTTATAGCTAGTGCCAATGAAAATTTTGATGGTTTGTTTAGGCAATATTTGCCGCTCCCCTTTAGCGGAAGGAATCATGCGCCATTTGGTCGATCAGCAGGAATTAGGCTGGGAGATCGCCTCTGCAGGAACTGGAGACTGGCATGTAAACGAACCTGCTGATAAAAGAAGTATTTCGGTTGCTAGGCAGTTTGGTTATGATATCTCTAAACAAAGAGCAAAACATTTTAACCGGGATCATTTTGATGAATTTGACTTGATTTTGGTAATGGACCAAAATAATTTAAAGGATGTCCTTAAACTTGCCAGCGGGCAGGAACAACGTAATAAAGTATCGATGTTTCTTCCTGATGATCTTGAAGTCGCAGATCCTTATTTTGACGAACGCCTCTTTGAACCTGTATTTCTGCAAATCGAAGCGCGTTGTAAGCAACTGATAGATGAAATAAAAGCGAATAAATAAAGAAAACTATCTTAGATACTATGCAATTACCTAAATTATTTATGTTGATGCTCGGTTGCACTCCGCCACCACGTCGCATAGAACAACACGATATGCTCTTTTCCATTGCCGATTCGTTGAAAGATCTAAAACAAGAGATACTGGATTTTTGGCCTGAGGCCGGAGAAAAGATCCATGTAGATGCCTGGCGTGAGGTGACTGAAGTAGATGGCTATAAAATACAGGTTGTGCCGAAAGGAAGCATCTCTAATCAAATAAATAGCTTGTTTTTTATGAATCTGGGCGGTTATAAGCGCGGTGAGTTTGATGAACCCCATTACAAAATGCTGATTGTTGCTGCGGATAAAGCGGCTGCTATCCAGCAGGCTAAACAAACCGCATTCTATAAGCATACAGGTTTTGAAGGAGCAACTTCTCATATCGATGATAAATATGGGGTCGATGTAGATGATGCCTTTGAAATTGTAGATGTGCTTTCCGAGGACCTGAAACTTCAATATGACCTAAGGATTGAACTTGATGAAGAGCTAGTTAAAGATGAGATTCATCTCGGCTATTTAAAATTCAGTAAAATATAAAGAAAAAAGGACCAACCTTTTTAAATCCTGCACATCTGTACCGTTCTTACAGGAGGTATCAATGTGCAGGATTTTTAGCTTATTTTACATTCCGAATTCTTTATCTACATAATCTGATACCTTAGTGATTGCACCATCTATTGTATCACTTAAGATAGTAATGAATGATCCTGAGCGGGCGGTAGCAATAATATACTTCAGACAATCATCTCCACTATTGTTAATGATGATATCCATATCGGGTTTTACCTGACGAATGGATTCTATCTGTAAGTCAATTAACTCCTGTTGGTTACGGCCGCGCAGGTATTTTTCCTGACAAATAATGATTTTGTCAAACATCTGGGCAGCAATCTTTGCAGTCTCCCTGATATCAGAATCCCTTCTGTCTCCTGTAGCTGATATTACTCCGATATGTTCGGTTGCGTCAATGGTTTTTAAATAAGACTTGATGCCATTATATCCATCAGGATTATGTGCAAAGTCAACCATTATTTTAAACTCTTTGAATTTAAAAGTGTTCATCCTTCCTGGTGTTTGTGCGGCGGAAGGAATAAAGGTTTCCAGTGACATACGGATGTCTTCAATCTTGTAGCCCCAAAGAAAGGTTGCCAATGTAGCTGCGAGTACATTCTGAATCATGAAATCAACACTGCCACCAAAAGTTAGTGGAACATGGGTTACTTTTTCTACCCTGATTTTCCAGTCACCTTTTTTAATCGTGATATAACCATTTTCATAAATTGCCGCTATTCCTCCTTTTTTGCAATGCTCAACGATTATAGGGTTGTTCTCATCCATGCTAAAATAGGCGATATTACAATCAGCAGTAGCAGCAATTTTGATACAATATTTATTGTCGGCATTTAGTACTCCCCACCCACTTCTTTTTACAGCACCAATAACTACTCCTTTAACCCTGGTCAGGTCGTCAAGGGTATGGATGTCAGAGATACCTAAATGATCCTCCTGAATATTCGTGACCACGCCAATATCACATTTGTTGAAGCCCAGACCGGCCCTGAGAATTCCACCTCTTGCCGTTTCCAGAACAGCGAATTCTACTGTCGGGTCCCTGAGAATAAATTCTGCACTTACCGGGCCTGTGGTATCACCTTTCATCAGCATGGTATTCTGCACATAGATTCCGTCTGAGGTTGTAAATCCAACGCGGGTTCCGTTACTTTTAACAATATGAGCAATTAGCCTTGATGTCGTTGTCTTTCCATTGGTTCCGGTTACTGCGATTATGGGAATTATAGCCGATTTTCCAGGAGGATAAAGCATGTCGATTACTGGGGCAGCAACATTCCTTGGTAGGCCCTCGCTTGGAGCAAGGTGCATCCTAAATCCCGGCGCCGCATTTACTTCAAGTACAACACCCCCGTTTTCAGTTAGTGGCTGAGTCAGATTTTCAGCCATGATATCGATCCCGCATATGTCGAGTCCAATGACCCTGGAGATACGCTCACTAATGAATACATTTTGAGGGTGAACAAGATCAGTCACATCAATAGAGGTCCCGCCAGTACTTAAATTCGCTGTAGATTTGAGGTAAACAATTTCTCCCTGTGAAGGAACTGTTTCCAATGTGTATTCTTTCTTTGCAAGAAGATCTAGCGTGTCACGGTCGACGTTAATCTCTGTTAATACATTCTCATGACCATAGCCTCTTCTTGGATCTGTATTTTCTTTATCGATTAGTTCCTGAATGGTTAGCTGGCCGTTTCCTGTCACATGGGCAGGGACACGAAGTGCTGCTGCAACCATTTTATGGTCTATTACCAGGATTCTGAAGTCATAACCGCTGATGAAACGTTCAATGATAACTTTTCGTGAATAATTTTGTGCATATTCAAAAGCTTCTTTAGCTGCTTCATCAGTTTTTACGTTGATGGTTGCTCCCTTTCCATGATTTCCGTCAAGAGGTTTGAACACTAGCGGATAACCAACTTTTTTGATAGCATCAGCGAGATCATTAGGGTCGGATATGGTTACACCCTTAGCAACGGGAATAGCAGAGTCCTGAAGCAGCCTCTTGGTCTCATCCTTATTGCAGGCAATATCAACGGCTATAGAGTTTGTCTTTTCGGTCATGGTTGCACGGAAACGTACCTGATTTTTTCCGTATCCGAGCTGGACCAGTGAGCTTTTGTTCAATCTGATCCAGGGAATCTGTCTGGAGATTGCTTCGTCTACAATAGAACCGGTACTTGGTCCCAAACGTTCAAGTTCTCTCAACTCACGCATGCGGTGAATGTCATGCTCCAGGTCATAATCAGTTCCATTGATCAATGCTTCAGCAATCCTTACAGAAGCTTCAGCGGCATATAACCCTGCTTTCTCTTCGAGATAACTAAATACCACATTGTAAATGCCCTCAGTTTTGGTCTGACGGGTTCTGCCAAAGCCGGTATCCATTCCCGCAAGTGTTTGAATCTCCAGAGCAATGTGTTCAATTACATGTCCCATCCAGGTTCCTTCCTGGATCCTCATCAGAAATCCACCCGCTGTGCCTTTGGAGCACCGGTGCGTGTATAAACTGGGTATTAATTTTTCAATCCTTTCTGCAAATCCATCTATGACATTCGTCGGATTTTGCTCCATCTCCTCCAGGTCAAGGCGCATTTGAATTAACTTTTTTCTGTTTATAGACCATATGTTTGGTCCGCGTAGCACCTGTATGCCTAATATTTTCATTCTAGATTGGTTATTTTGTGTTGGTAGTGACCATATTATGGGAACTGTTTGTAGCTAATCTTATAAGGTCAATGGAGAGATTAAAGTATAAATATTTTTCGAAAGTTCCACTATTGGCCCGTTAAATGTTAGCAATATCTTTTAAACAAGGTATAGAGGGCTGAAGGGCTCATCAGAAAATTGTTAATAAGGCTGGAATATTAATAAATAATTCCGAGATATTAGGCTAATGCATATATATTTGGAATTATTGGAAATGTAAAGATTTAAGATGACTCCAAAGGGTAAACTAATAATTATAGGTGGTGCGATTAATACCGGAAGTTTTACAGAGACAACTTTCGGATTGCCCCAGAATATGAACTTTTTTGAAAGAGGTATTTTAAAGAAAATTACAACGGAATCATTAAAGGGAACTACTTCTCGTTTCGAAATCATTACTACAGCATCTCTTGTTCCGGAAAGGGTTGGAGAAGAATATATTAAAGCTTTCGTGCAACTGGATGTTCACGATGTAGGGGTGTTAAATATTCATAGTCGTGAGCAGGCAAATGCTGAAGAGAATTGCGATCGTATAAAGGCAGCCGATGTGATCATTTTTACCGGAGGGGATCAATTGCGCCTTTCTTCAATATTTGGCGGAACGGCCATTCATCAGATTCTTTTAGATAAATACCAGGACGAACCGGTAGTGATTGCGGGGACTTCCGCGGGAGCCGCTGCCAGCTCTAAAAATATGATCTATCAGGGTAGCAGTAAAGATGCCTTGTTGAAAGGTGAAGTTAAAATTACAGGTGGGTTAGGCTTTATCGACGGGGTGATTGTGGATACGCATTTTGTACAGCGTGGAAGAATAGGAAGGCTTTTATATGCTACAGCCAGTAATCCTGGTATACTCGGGATTGGTCTGGGAGAAGATACCGGTCTGTATATTTCCAATGGAAATACAATGGAGGCGATAGGTTCAGGAATGGTGATTCTTGTGGATGGTAGAAATATGGCGGATACGAATCTTACAGACGTAGATATGGGTCAACCAGTCTCAATTAACAATATGACGGTTCATGTGATGTGTGATGGAGATATTTATGACCTTATGGCCCATAAGCTGACCATTCATCATCCGAAAGTGGTTTCTATAGATTAATCAAAGATGAAAATAATTATTCATGGTGGTTTTTTTAGTGAGTCTGATACCAATCAGGAAACTAAAAAAGCAAAGCAGGATGCTTTATCTGCAATTGTGAGCCAGTCTCATCATTATTTACAAACGCATACCGCATTGGAGACTGTTATTTATGCTGTCAGTCTGCTGGAAGATGATGAGCTCTTTAATGCCGGCCTGGGTTCTCAGATTCAGAGTGACGGTAAGATTCGCTTAAGTGCTTCCCTGATGGATGGTAAAAGCCAGAAATTTAGTGGGGTCATTAATATTGAAAATGTAAAAAACCCGATTCAGGTAGCTGAAAAGCTGCAGAATTTCGACGATAAAGTTTTAAGTGGTGCCGGTGCCTTAAATTTTGCCCGTCAGCATGGTTTCGATTTTTTTAATCCGATTATTCCACAAAGACAAGAAGAGTACGAACAAAAGCTATTCCAATCCACCAGAACAGGTACCGTAGGATGTGTTGCGTTAGATGCTGAGGGAAACCTCGCCGCGGCAACTTCTACGGGTGGAAAAGGATTTGAAATTCCTTGCCGTGTGAGTGATTCTGCCACTGTTGCAGGAAACTTTGCAAATGAATATGCTGGAATTTCATGTACAGGAGTAGGAGAAGATATTGTAAGTACGGCTTTGGCATCCAAAATTGTTACCCGTGTTACAGATGGTTTTACGTTAAAAGAGGCGAGCGAAAAATCTTTTGCGGAGTTAAAAACTTTTGAGGGTTTTGCCGGAATCATCGGAATCTCTTCTAAAGGAGAGATTTACCATACTGACTCGCACCCCTATATGGTCTGGGCTGCTTTTGATGGTAGTTTACAGGTGTTTAACTAAATTTGTTATATCTTTATCGGATGAACAAAATTTGTTTAGTAATCATTTGCCTGTTGTTTTCAGGGAGGGCGATGACACAAACTAATACTTTTTTAACCCAAGACCCCCCGGTGACGGGCGGAGCGATCAACATTGTGACCTCCAGCCTGGAAGAAGCGGATGGAAATACCTATTTCGCTGAGGCCGTAAAAAATGAAAAACGAGGGGATTTGAACGATGCCCTTACGCTATTTGGTAAAGCCGCATTTGAATATAATAGCTCTAAACTCTTTGTACGTTATGGAGAAGCTTTATTGAGATTGGGAAATGTTCATTTTCTGATGAACCATTATGGAGAGGCAGAACAGGTGATTCTCAATGTTGCTTTGAAAAATTACTCGAGAATAGGAAGTAAAACCGGGCAAATGGAGTCTTACTATCAGTTGGGAAGGATTTATTTTGCCGCCAATAAGCTCACTCAGTCGCTGTGGTTTTATACGCAACAGGGAATTCTCGCGAAACAGGTAAATAATAATAACTCTTATATAGAATCTGTTCTGGGAATTGCGCAGGTTAAAATTAAGAAGAAGGAATATACCCTTGCTTTAAGGGATATCAAGAGAGCTGAATTATTAGCCAAATCATCAAATAGCAGTCAGTTTAAGAGTAAAATTAAGGAAGTAAAGGCACTAATCCCTTCTAAGCCAGTAGCGAAGAAATCCTGAAATGCACTTGTAAAATTATCCTATACCTGTTGATTTTTGTATAGGATTTTTAATTACTTTTGATAAGTTTACAGAAAAGAGACGGTAATATTAC
This region of Pedobacter steynii genomic DNA includes:
- the fumC gene encoding class II fumarate hydratase, encoding MNFRTEHDTMGEVQVPADKYWGAQTERSRNNFKIGPEASMPKEIIHAFGYLKKAAALANTELGVLTAEKAALIAKACDEVIAGTLDEQFPLVIWQTGSGTQSNMNANEVIAYRAHVLNGGDLADEKKVLHPNDDVNKSQSSNDTYPTAMHIAAYKQAVEITIPGLEKLRNTLEKKVAEFGNIVKTGRTHFMDATPLTLGQEFSGYVQQIDNSIRAIKNALVMISELALGGTAVGTGLNTPKGYDILVAKKIAELTGLPFVTAPNKFEALAAHDAMVELSAAYKRTAVSLMKVANDIRMLSSGPRCGIGEIIIPDNEPGSSIMPGKVNPTQPEALTMVCAQVMGNDVTVGIGGSNGHFELNVFKPVIAANVLQSGRLIGDACVSFNDKCAEGILPNLPEIKKHLENSLMLVTALNPHVGYENAAKIAKKAHKENKTLRAAAIELELLTGEQFDEWVRPEDMVGSLK
- a CDS encoding fumarate hydratase, coding for MWRLIGSLLLISGLFASCSRLPNVQGKGEAFLQGVWNQDSIPNAGKLLSYTQHKFKFTCDSFYVDLTTHSKVNYYPDSCFNNGTWKEFAKGVYEVRNDSLILEGTYTKANYKQKISGCYQIGRYIKSFYIKSFEPTKLLLQSASDQRECNLVLKEKVICEPKEL
- a CDS encoding S1/P1 nuclease, with the translated sequence MKMKSINRSLKVALTVIIMAYFPLTANAWGMLGHRIVGQIAESHLTKKAFKGVKSVLGTESLAMASNWGDFIKSDTAYNYLYNWHFVNLPGSMDQQGIFNFLDAEQGPNVYNKIPEMISVLKNPQSTADQKKLAMRMLVHLVGDLNQPMHTARKEDLGGNKVYITWFGAKSNLHKVWDEGLIDYQQLSYTEYADAINHPSDDQLTKWKSSSLKDFVYGSYEACNKIYENTKPEEKLSYKYNFDFIALLNTQLLKGGICLANILNDIYS
- a CDS encoding low molecular weight protein-tyrosine-phosphatase; its protein translation is MKILMVCLGNICRSPLAEGIMRHLVDQQELGWEIASAGTGDWHVNEPADKRSISVARQFGYDISKQRAKHFNRDHFDEFDLILVMDQNNLKDVLKLASGQEQRNKVSMFLPDDLEVADPYFDERLFEPVFLQIEARCKQLIDEIKANK
- a CDS encoding DUF1543 domain-containing protein codes for the protein MQLPKLFMLMLGCTPPPRRIEQHDMLFSIADSLKDLKQEILDFWPEAGEKIHVDAWREVTEVDGYKIQVVPKGSISNQINSLFFMNLGGYKRGEFDEPHYKMLIVAADKAAAIQQAKQTAFYKHTGFEGATSHIDDKYGVDVDDAFEIVDVLSEDLKLQYDLRIELDEELVKDEIHLGYLKFSKI
- the cphA gene encoding cyanophycin synthetase, with protein sequence MKILGIQVLRGPNIWSINRKKLIQMRLDLEEMEQNPTNVIDGFAERIEKLIPSLYTHRCSKGTAGGFLMRIQEGTWMGHVIEHIALEIQTLAGMDTGFGRTRQTKTEGIYNVVFSYLEEKAGLYAAEASVRIAEALINGTDYDLEHDIHRMRELRELERLGPSTGSIVDEAISRQIPWIRLNKSSLVQLGYGKNQVRFRATMTEKTNSIAVDIACNKDETKRLLQDSAIPVAKGVTISDPNDLADAIKKVGYPLVFKPLDGNHGKGATINVKTDEAAKEAFEYAQNYSRKVIIERFISGYDFRILVIDHKMVAAALRVPAHVTGNGQLTIQELIDKENTDPRRGYGHENVLTEINVDRDTLDLLAKKEYTLETVPSQGEIVYLKSTANLSTGGTSIDVTDLVHPQNVFISERISRVIGLDICGIDIMAENLTQPLTENGGVVLEVNAAPGFRMHLAPSEGLPRNVAAPVIDMLYPPGKSAIIPIIAVTGTNGKTTTSRLIAHIVKSNGTRVGFTTSDGIYVQNTMLMKGDTTGPVSAEFILRDPTVEFAVLETARGGILRAGLGFNKCDIGVVTNIQEDHLGISDIHTLDDLTRVKGVVIGAVKRSGWGVLNADNKYCIKIAATADCNIAYFSMDENNPIIVEHCKKGGIAAIYENGYITIKKGDWKIRVEKVTHVPLTFGGSVDFMIQNVLAATLATFLWGYKIEDIRMSLETFIPSAAQTPGRMNTFKFKEFKIMVDFAHNPDGYNGIKSYLKTIDATEHIGVISATGDRRDSDIRETAKIAAQMFDKIIICQEKYLRGRNQQELIDLQIESIRQVKPDMDIIINNSGDDCLKYIIATARSGSFITILSDTIDGAITKVSDYVDKEFGM
- a CDS encoding cyanophycinase, which gives rise to MTPKGKLIIIGGAINTGSFTETTFGLPQNMNFFERGILKKITTESLKGTTSRFEIITTASLVPERVGEEYIKAFVQLDVHDVGVLNIHSREQANAEENCDRIKAADVIIFTGGDQLRLSSIFGGTAIHQILLDKYQDEPVVIAGTSAGAAASSKNMIYQGSSKDALLKGEVKITGGLGFIDGVIVDTHFVQRGRIGRLLYATASNPGILGIGLGEDTGLYISNGNTMEAIGSGMVILVDGRNMADTNLTDVDMGQPVSINNMTVHVMCDGDIYDLMAHKLTIHHPKVVSID
- a CDS encoding isoaspartyl peptidase/L-asparaginase, with the protein product MKIIIHGGFFSESDTNQETKKAKQDALSAIVSQSHHYLQTHTALETVIYAVSLLEDDELFNAGLGSQIQSDGKIRLSASLMDGKSQKFSGVINIENVKNPIQVAEKLQNFDDKVLSGAGALNFARQHGFDFFNPIIPQRQEEYEQKLFQSTRTGTVGCVALDAEGNLAAATSTGGKGFEIPCRVSDSATVAGNFANEYAGISCTGVGEDIVSTALASKIVTRVTDGFTLKEASEKSFAELKTFEGFAGIIGISSKGEIYHTDSHPYMVWAAFDGSLQVFN
- a CDS encoding tetratricopeptide repeat protein; protein product: MNKICLVIICLLFSGRAMTQTNTFLTQDPPVTGGAINIVTSSLEEADGNTYFAEAVKNEKRGDLNDALTLFGKAAFEYNSSKLFVRYGEALLRLGNVHFLMNHYGEAEQVILNVALKNYSRIGSKTGQMESYYQLGRIYFAANKLTQSLWFYTQQGILAKQVNNNNSYIESVLGIAQVKIKKKEYTLALRDIKRAELLAKSSNSSQFKSKIKEVKALIPSKPVAKKS